The Cryptococcus deuterogattii R265 chromosome 4, complete sequence genome segment AAGCCACCAAGCGGTGAATCTGCATTAGCCGATAGCTTGGGAATTCAACGCCTAGTGCCTGGCCCATCGGGAATAGTGATGACAAAAAGGGGGGGAAGACGGTCAGTGCGTGTGTATGTTGATGTCTCTTGGTGCATGGTTCCATCTCGATCGCACGGCCCGTTATTTATATTCTTGAACGTCTGATCCTCTGAGAACGAGATTAGGAGTCTCAGTAATTGCCTGAATGTCACAGGGACGTAAACATATCTTATCATCAAGCAGAAAGCTCTTTGCATCGAACACGACTCACGTTTCTGCTCCCGCGAAAATCCCATGAGACGATGTACGGGAAAGAATAATCGACGGAAAGTTCTGTAATCATCATGATTGAAATACCCGACAAGCCCAAAAGCTCATTACGTAATATACATCTCCGCACCAACAAGTCCATCTCCGTTCCCACGGCTCGGAGGTGGATGTTGTATTCCGTCTTGGTCAACAAGTCATAACAATTAACGACAGCAATAACAAGTACACCATGTCGGGGTATGATCCTCGGTACGACAACCCACTCGGCCCCATGTCTGGCCGTGCGTCTCCCCCGGATGCCTCCCAGCAAGATGCCTATGAATACTCCAAACACGGCAGCGGCTCAGGCTACCTTGGGCAGCTACCTCTTGGTGCCGACTCTGCTCACGCCGAGACTGCTTCTGCTTTGAGATCATTATTTGGTGAAGGCGCAGAAGTGCAGAATCTGACATCTCAAGAACCTCCTACTCAAATCAGCACTCTGGCCGAAGGTGCTgcggtggcggtggcggaGACGGGAGATGTAGATGGTGATACCAGCCAGTCCAACAACGAAGCACTTGCCATTGATCCATCTCTATCCGAACAAGCTCCGCACCACAACGATTCGGCAGACGATCCATCCCGACCTTCATCATCGGACAACGCCAGCGCACCTATCAAGCGTAAAGCTACTTCGCGCGCAGGCATGCTTGCACGAGGCGGCGCATGTGAATTCTGTAAACGTCGAAAGCTCAAGTGTTCAGCTGAACTTCCTGCGTGCGCCAACTGTGTGAAATCGGGCAAGGAATGCGTTTACGCtcaaaagaagcagaggagTCGGGTAAAAGTGCTGGAAGATCGGCTGCAGGAGCTTGAAAAACGGCTAGAGCAAGGTCAGGCGCCGCCTGGGAGTGGGGTTGCGGCGGCGGCTGGGACGGGGGCAGTGGGAGAAGCTGCAAGTTCTGCGTATACAGCATCGAGTTCAGGCGGCGGGAACGAGCTTACATTCGGGCAAAATTTTGCACACCATGTCGATCCGAGTCTCTTGCCGCCGAGCGAGTATGAGGAAACGTTTATCCTGCACGGTTTCGACAATTTCACTGATCATATACGTAAACCAGAGGAGCAAGAGCCGGATCTTATGACGTTGGCCGATGCAGCGGCGGCGGATACCCCGGCAGAAACGAATGATCCATGGGAAAAGATGTCTCCAGAGGAGATTGCAAAGGAAATTATCAAGGTTGCGACGGGTGGGAAGGGCGAAGGTGAAAGAATCGTGTCGCATCTGTACGTTCAAATGTTTGACATCTAGTACCCAACTTACCCAGGTGGTAGAGTCCAAGTGTACATGAACTCGACGTCCGACACGTTTTACCACCTCGTCATCCCTCCCATGGACCTCCTCAACCGCGTCTCGCCGTCGACCCCGGACCCTATCCACCCtaccctcctcctgtcGCTCATCCCTGCGCTCCTGTCCCTTTCCCCTATCCAATCGCTCCACCATCCCTCCATCCCACTCCTGCTCTTGCCCCACGCGCGCGCCCATTCCGTTCAGGCAATCACGCAGTCCGATCCACGCGTActcgatatcatcatcgccgGCGTCTCCCGCGCCTATGGCTTCTTCAACGAAGCGAAGAATATCGACGGGTGGGTCGATTGTGTCGCTGCGACGTCACTTGTCCGAGCGGCGGGTCTCACGAAACAAGCCGGGGTAGGCGAGAAATTCGTTCCGGCGAACATGGTACCCGCCGAAAggctggaaagaaggaggagggaaacTGGGTTGAGGGCGTTGATGCATAAAGGCGCGATCGTACCGCCGCCTGAATCGTGGTACCAATTCGGTCAGAGAGTCAATCTTTTGCAAGTCGTCCTTTCTCCAATCTCATCTCGACCACGTTGCAGAGAAGCTGATTAAGATGGGTTAGCTGGATTTCTTACATTTGCGATCGAGCAGCATCTATTGGTTGGGGCTGGCCGTCCTGTAAGTTTACCCTCtttatccttttctttccccatGCCTTAGGCCTGACACTACTTGATAGCGTATAATGACGAGGAAATCACCACACCTTGGCCTAAAGACGAGTATAAATCCATCCAAGCCCTGCTCGACGACCAAACCGTCCGcacctttctctcctctttttcttcctcttccaccccgACCGGGACGCCAACCATACCCGATTCTGACCTCTGTGCACACGCCAAATCCATCACTCTTTTATACCACGCCCAACAGTTACTCGATTCCTCACCGGATCTCTCCAGCCCCGAAAAGACGACAAAGTTACTTGGTTTGACAGAGGGGTATATGGAGagtttggagaagatgcgAGGaccgaggatgaaggctGGCAAATTGACTTCTGTCTGGATGATTCTCTATACGTAAGGTTTAGTTCCCCCAAAATCCACTCATtctaattttttttttatttttttagGACACTGGCGATGCTGCACGCAAAAGACGGGTTTGACAAGAGCTACCCCAACGAACTTGCCCAAGAATCTATGGAACGTGTCGTCGAAGCTGCAGACAAGGTGCTCCAACTCGTTTCCGTCATTCAAAATGCCGGCGACACTCATCTCGCCACATGCGACGTCATTTCCTCTGTGATTTTCCTACACCTCGCTCGTCTCTTGATCCAATACACCAACCGCCCGCCCACATCCGCATCCGCATCCGCATCGCCGCTGGCGTCGCCGCTGATCACCAGATTGCGCAGAATGACGGAATCCTTCAAGCGCGCACTCATCGACCAAGGTGAACGGCTCGTATTCGCCCAAGTGGCAGCGCAAATGCTGGAGAATTATAATGTAGGCGctgaatggaaggaaggcgagTGGGAGCGGGCCGACGGTGGGGATTGGACCGGTGTGGTGGTGATCTAACATAAATTCTGTTTTGAGCGGAAACAAGTAAGAAAATGGAAGCATAAATTATGAATAGTCGGAGGATTGCATAAATCAGAAAAAATGTTACATGATAATCATCACTCTTGTTACTGTCCGCCGCCCTGCATTTGCTCTGCTCCAAACGTTATTACCAGGTAAAAAAGACGGGGATCATTGAGATGGACATACCAGCGTTATGCTCTGCAAACCTCGCTCCCACCCTTTCGGAATGCTTCAAAAACTTGTCGGTACAGTTTTGGACGCAGGTGGTCTAGcagccaaaaaaaaaaggagagagcgAATGATTTCGTCAGTTTTCAACTACAataccaaaaaaaaaaaagaaaaggacaCACCTCGTTCGTGGTAAGGGCTTTACTGGTAAAGTCCTGAGCACAGGCATTGAAACATCTCTCGACAAGACCCGAGTAGAGTCGCATAAAGTCTTGCATCTGTGGAATGCCGTTTTCATCAGTTATGCCCAAGTGCTgtggaaaaaaaggggggAACGACCaacctgcttcttctcgataACCTTGGACATGTGCGCCTGCTCTGCGCCGTTGAATTGTGAAAAGTCCatggtggtggtgttgttgttttttgGGGTTGGTGGTAAcgggagagagatgatagTTGCCTGCGGTGGTAgcgggaaagagatgatggtaTATGGGAGGCGATGGGAGTTGGTGGAAAAAGCAGAGCGCGTGTGTATACGTAATATGATGGGAGCTGGTGTGGTGATGATCTGTCCATCTCGctcatctcttttgctACACCCGTCACTATCCCCTAATGTTCAAGCTGCCGTCACTGCCGCAGGCGATAGGGCTGCCGTTCCTGTCCGAGACGGAGGATGCACAGCTCAAGTTCAAGACGGGGCCGAACGGGGTGAAGCGTCTCTCCGGGCCGGAGGTGATCCCCCGCACGGACGTCACGTACTGGGCGCAGTGGTACACGTTGTTCCCCTCCCCGCACGACGTCTACTCCCTCCTCAGCGCACACGACATCCGCCACGCGCTCCATACCAACCCCGCAAACCTCGCCACCCTCGTACACCACCTCGCACACCACCTCTTCACGCTCGTGCCCTCCCCGCTCTTCCCGCACCCAGCCTCGGCCACCCCCGCAGCGCAGGACCTCACCAAGGAAGCCCTCAACTGCCTCAGGGTGCTCGGCAGGGTCCTGGGCGTCGTGTACGAGGCAGAGGGCGGCGACATGCGCGACGGCGACGAAGAGAGCTTTGCAGCAAAGTATCTATGGAACAAGGAAACGGCGCCCGCCGCCGACCACTTTGTGATTCAAGATTCCGACTCTGACCACGGGGACGACGAGGCGAGGGACATGGGTGCACGTGCATTCAGGGCGACCATCGACCAGCCCGCGTCCCCCCCGCCACACCCCCAGCCGATCAACGACCCCCTCACCCAGCCTCGTGAAAGCGGCGGGGACCACCAAAACAGAGACCAGGACGAATACCTCCCGTCGCTCGCCGAACGTCTGTTCAGCTGTACCatcgatctcctcttctgcgcCGGCTTTACCCTGCCCCAAAGCGTCAGTGAAGACCAGAATGATAAAATCAACGTATGTCTTTTTACTCTCTCGTTGTTCCCCCCGGCATGGCTGACTCCGTACAAGTACGTGATCTGGGAAAGAGGTGTAGGCAGCACAATCAAGATTGGCTCGTCCCCCGAGCTCGACCGGAACAAGACTGAAGTGTTACGCATGTATTTTCTCTCCCTGCTTTGAGCAGCTACGCTAACAGCACTCACCCAGGCTTCCTCCTGATCCTCCTCTCGTCCCCACTATACACACCCCCGACCTCTCTGACCACCACCCCGAACCCCCCGTTATTCACACTCACCCACACCCTCGAACGCCGActcgtcctctccctcctctgcTCATTCCTCAACACCTCGCTCACGCGCGATCCCGCAGATACCACTGGCCCCGGAGGCAGCAGCGGCGGTCTCGCAGGGATAGTCGGCGGCCTCGGTAAACTCGGATCACTCGGTGGACTCGGGTTGAGGGCGGgcgaagagagaaagacgTTGGTGAGGCTTTGTATGAGCGTCTTGCTCGTCGCGTTGGATTACAAGATGGAGGGAGGCGCGGGAGCGGGACATGAAACGGTAACCGGAGGAGGACCGGTTATgggggagggaaaggaggaaaacgCATTCAGGTATTTCCTTTCCAAACTCGTACGTgtcccctttttctcccccCCTCCTTGCTGGCCCCCCGCTGACAGAAAAAAATTTAGCACCGCAAAGAAGACTTTACATTCATCCTCGATGGTATTCTCGCCATCCTTGCTGAATACCATGCTTCCCTCACCAACGGCTATCTACCCGGCGGCGTGGGCGTAGGCGtcgggaagaaggatgtaGGATGTTTGCTTGAAACGTGTACGTCCCTCCCGTTTCTGGAAACAGCAACtgacgaagaaaaaaaaaagatattCTCCTGTGGCGACTTGTTGACCTGAATAAACGATTCAAAGCTCATCTCCTCGAACAATCGGGAAAGACGGTAGACTTGGTGGTGTATATCCTCGTGACATGTTTAGAATTGAAAGATGATCCAGGTATGTTctccaaacccttcttgatctttgCTCGCTCGCATTTTGCTCTTGCTTTTAACAACACGCTCGCTCGCTAACGCTCGCTCCGCAGCCCAAAACggcctcctccgcctcttaTCCTacctcctccaaaccctCTCCGCCAACGAACCATTCGGTAAATCGCTCAACCAAACCATCCGGATGGCTATCCCTGCGCGGTGGGGTGTAATAGGCAGTGCAGTTGATTTCATGATTGTCGTAAGTCCATACCAACCACACCAACACTCCCGCTCACTCGCGCCCACTCGCTCGCCCGCTGCAGTCGATATACAGCATCGCAACCACCCCAGGACTGAAccccctcttcccagcGCTAaccatctccatcgccaaCATCTCCCCTTACATCACGCACATTGGCGTCCAAGCCTCCGCCCGGTTGTTAGGTCTGTTCAAAGCGTTTTCAGCACCGAATTTCTTGTTGGGCGATGAAGGTCATCCCAGGTTGGTTTATTACTTGTAAGTCCAAGCTCAAGTCTTCTCATACCCCACATTTTAACCCATTTCACCATCTAatttgaaaaaaaaaaaatagaTTGGAAACATTCAACTCGGTGCTCTACTACCAACTCAACGCCAACCCAAACCTCGTATACGCCATCCTCCGATCACACAATGATTTCCAAACCCTGGCTACGTTTACGTTGATGTCCGGTTTGAGGGATATCAAGCGGAGAAAGTTTTTACGCGCTGCCGGTGAGTCCAAGtgttttttctttgcaacaagaaagaggagaaaaaaagcaAGAGGGCTGATATGGAGTagcggagaagaatggaCGTACCGGTTCAGGGATCACCAATCCCTCTTACCATACCAACCTTACCAATCTTACCACTcgaggcggaggcggagcAGGGTCGGGTAACGCGATCGGAAACGGGAACGGGGGTGGGATCACGTCAGATGCGGAGATGATTGCTGAAAAAGCTGCATTGTTGGGCGTCGacccagaagaagaggatgacgtGCATCTCGCCGATGCCCCCGCCCACGCCCCCGACCAGGGccaaggacaagggcaTGCCAGTACTCCAGGCGAGGGCGAGGTACCATCCCTATCCACCACCTATCCCCGCCCACcccgccgccaccaccacgGCAGACTACTCTTCCAACCCGCCCCCATCACGCAGCATGTCCGAAAAAGCGCGGGGCAAGATGCGAGCGACAGAATCCACCACCTCGCTCACCACTATCAACACCAATCAGGaaggcggcggcggcggagaaggaggggacgatgaagaagaagaattgatGAAAattgcagcagcaggagtGGGACCGAATGGGTATGTGCCC includes the following:
- a CDS encoding uncharacterized protein (genome sequence mistake), translating into MFKLPSLPQAIGLPFLSETEDAQLKFKTGPNGVKRLSGPEVIPRTDVTYWAQWYTLFPSPHDVYSLLSAHDIRHALHTNPANLATLVHHLAHHLFTLVPSPLFPHPASATPAAQDLTKEALNCLRVLGRVLGVVYEAEGGDMRDGDEESFAAKYLWNKETAPAADHFVIQDSDSDHGDDEARDMGARAFRATIDQPASPPPHPQPINDPLTQPRESGGDHQNRDQDEYLPSLAERLFSCTIDLLFCAGFTLPQSVSEDQNDKINYVIWERGVGSTIKIGSSPELDRNKTEVLRFLLILLSSPLYTPPTSLTTTPNPPLFTLTHTLERRLVLSLLCSFLNTSLTRDPADTTGPGGSSGGLAGIVGGLGKLGSLGGLGLRAGEERKTLVRLCMSVLLVALDYKMEGGAGAGHETVTGGGPVMGEGKEENAFRYFLSKLHRKEDFTFILDGILAILAEYHASLTNGYLPGGVGVGVGKKDVGCLLETYILLWRLVDLNKRFKAHLLEQSGKTVDLVVYILVTCLELKDDPAQNGLLRLLSYLLQTLSANEPFGKSLNQTIRMAIPARWGVIGSAVDFMIVSIYSIATTPGLNPLFPALTISIANISPYITHIGVQASARLLGLFKAFSAPNFLLGDEGHPRLVYYLLETFNSVLYYQLNANPNLVYAILRSHNDFQTLATFTLMSGLRDIKRRKFLRAAAEKNGRTGSGITNPSYHTNLTNLTTRGGGGAGSGNAIGNGNGGGITSDAEMIAEKAALLGVDPEEEDDVHLADAPAHAPDQGQGQGHASTPGEGEVPSLSTTYPRPPRRHHHGRLLFQPAPITQHVRKSAGQDASDRIHHLAHHYQHQSGRRRRRRRRGR